In the Kitasatospora terrestris genome, one interval contains:
- a CDS encoding ATP-grasp domain-containing protein → MRLYLLALNPTDSVTDGFLPAAAKLGLDVTVLTDSVEDHRRAYAGREFRPELVECEVRDFRAVISTVSQLAAPDAVFSNSDHLQTQTALAAEYFGLPAKDWKAALRAKDKGLLRRHLALTGLDVVRSAELPPGADPAGLDVPFPCVVKPREGVASEDVSLVADAAELAGRCAEIRARRAGATLVVEEFLAGELHTLETLGDGHTRHVLGGFRTRISPPPDFIEEVLTYVPAHPQDVTAQVLAQLDALGVGLGACHTEFVVQPDGRARLIEVNYRAIGDQCDLMLAKILDIPLFELVLRAHLGERLPADLGLRTDRRARNQAVLADRAGTLTAAPGPYDSEADGVTLSYRPARAVGETHEHYRTNRDYLGVVWAIGPNQQAADAAVAGFVAANRWEITP, encoded by the coding sequence ATGCGGCTCTACCTGCTCGCCCTGAACCCGACCGACTCGGTCACCGACGGCTTCCTGCCGGCGGCGGCGAAGCTCGGCCTCGACGTCACGGTGCTGACCGACAGCGTCGAGGACCACCGCCGGGCCTACGCCGGCCGGGAGTTCAGACCGGAGCTGGTCGAGTGCGAGGTCCGCGACTTCCGCGCGGTGATCAGTACCGTCTCGCAACTGGCGGCCCCCGACGCCGTGTTCAGCAACAGCGACCACCTGCAGACGCAGACCGCGCTGGCCGCCGAGTACTTCGGGCTGCCCGCCAAGGACTGGAAGGCCGCGCTGCGCGCCAAGGACAAGGGCCTGCTGCGCCGCCACCTGGCGCTGACCGGCCTGGACGTGGTCCGCTCCGCCGAGCTGCCGCCCGGCGCGGACCCGGCCGGGCTGGATGTGCCCTTCCCCTGCGTGGTCAAGCCGCGCGAGGGGGTGGCCAGCGAGGACGTCTCGCTGGTCGCCGACGCCGCCGAACTCGCCGGCCGCTGCGCGGAGATCCGCGCCCGGCGGGCGGGGGCCACGCTGGTGGTGGAGGAGTTCCTGGCCGGCGAGCTGCACACCCTGGAGACCCTCGGGGACGGGCACACCCGGCACGTCCTCGGCGGCTTCCGGACCAGGATCTCCCCGCCGCCGGACTTCATCGAGGAGGTCCTCACCTACGTCCCGGCCCACCCGCAGGACGTCACCGCGCAGGTGCTCGCCCAGCTCGACGCGCTCGGCGTCGGACTCGGCGCCTGCCACACCGAGTTCGTCGTCCAGCCGGACGGCCGGGCCCGGCTCATCGAGGTCAACTACCGCGCCATCGGCGACCAGTGCGACCTGATGCTGGCGAAGATCCTCGACATCCCGCTCTTCGAACTGGTGCTGCGCGCCCACCTCGGCGAGCGGCTGCCCGCCGACCTCGGCCTGCGCACCGACCGCCGGGCCCGCAACCAGGCGGTCCTCGCCGACCGGGCCGGCACCCTCACCGCCGCCCCCGGCCCGTACGACAGCGAGGCCGACGGCGTCACCCTCTCCTACCGGCCCGCCCGCGCGGTCGGCGAGACCCACGAGCACTACCGGACCAACCGCGACTACCTGGGCGTGGTCTGGGCGATCGGCCCGAACCAGCAGGCGGCGGACGCGGCCGTCGCCGGGTTCGTCGCCGCCAACCGCTGGGAGATCACCCCGTGA
- a CDS encoding iron-siderophore ABC transporter substrate-binding protein, with the protein MTNRRLPAAVLAALLSTTLLAACGSEGTTDAKPAASRAAGDSAAVFPRSVKHAMGTAEIKAQPKKVVVLDSGELDDVTLLGITPVGAVAPHLKTEGGFPAYLKGKIDGTKDVGPMAEPNLELIASLKPDLILTSKVRHQKVYDKLNAIAPTVMAETTGQPWKENLALYAQALGKEAEAKKALADYEARAAQLGEAVKAKYAGKAPTVSVVRFVAGPTRLYQNASFSGVVLKDVGMGRAIQAPDVDKAMLEVSPEQINQADADLVFVTTSDDPSKTKQAEVQQTAVWQGLNAVKNSKVFTVPDEIWMSGIGVQAADEMLKDIAKAAGVDAPK; encoded by the coding sequence ATGACCAACCGCAGACTCCCCGCCGCCGTGCTCGCCGCCCTGCTCTCCACCACCCTGCTGGCCGCCTGCGGCAGCGAGGGCACCACCGACGCGAAGCCGGCCGCGAGCCGGGCGGCGGGCGACTCCGCCGCGGTCTTCCCGCGCAGCGTCAAGCACGCGATGGGCACCGCCGAGATCAAGGCGCAGCCGAAGAAGGTCGTGGTGCTGGACTCGGGCGAGCTGGACGACGTCACCCTGCTCGGCATCACCCCGGTCGGCGCGGTCGCCCCGCACCTGAAGACCGAGGGCGGCTTCCCGGCGTACCTCAAGGGCAAGATCGACGGCACCAAGGACGTCGGCCCGATGGCCGAGCCGAACCTGGAGCTGATCGCCTCCCTCAAGCCGGACCTGATCCTGACCTCCAAGGTCCGCCACCAGAAGGTGTACGACAAGCTCAACGCCATCGCCCCGACCGTGATGGCCGAGACCACCGGCCAGCCGTGGAAGGAGAACCTGGCGCTGTACGCGCAGGCGCTGGGCAAGGAGGCCGAGGCGAAGAAGGCGCTGGCCGACTACGAGGCCCGCGCCGCCCAGCTCGGCGAGGCGGTCAAGGCCAAGTACGCCGGCAAGGCGCCGACCGTCTCCGTGGTCCGGTTCGTGGCCGGCCCGACCCGGCTGTACCAGAACGCCTCGTTCAGCGGCGTGGTGCTGAAGGACGTCGGCATGGGCCGCGCGATCCAGGCCCCGGACGTGGACAAGGCGATGCTGGAGGTCAGCCCGGAGCAGATCAACCAGGCCGATGCCGACCTGGTGTTCGTCACCACCTCCGACGACCCGTCCAAGACCAAGCAGGCCGAGGTCCAGCAGACCGCCGTCTGGCAGGGCCTGAACGCGGTGAAGAACAGCAAGGTCTTCACCGTGCCGGACGAGATCTGGATGTCCGGCATCGGGGTGCAGGCCGCCGACGAGATGCTCAAGGACATCGCCAAGGCCGCCGGCGTCGACGCGCCCAAGTAA
- a CDS encoding ABC transporter ATP-binding protein, whose protein sequence is MTTASTAATAAGPSAGTGRLAAHGLHLRYGDRPVVRGLDLELPGGAVTAIVGPNACGKSTLLRGLVRLLDPAAGTVTLDGADIHRMPARALARRMGLLPQQPVTPEAVTVEALVRLGRYPHQRMLTPWSATDQAAVEEALRRTGTDALRDRPVDQLSGGQRQRAWIALALAQDTDLLLLDEPTTFLDLRHQLDVLDLVTDLHRDAGRTVVMVLHDLGQAARYADHLVVLRDGEPAAAGPPGEVLTAELVEQVFQVPCRVIPDPETGTPLVVPLARR, encoded by the coding sequence ATGACCACCGCCAGCACCGCCGCCACCGCCGCCGGCCCCTCGGCCGGCACCGGACGGCTGGCCGCGCACGGCCTGCACCTGCGGTACGGCGACCGCCCGGTCGTCCGCGGCCTGGACCTGGAGCTGCCGGGCGGCGCGGTCACCGCGATCGTCGGCCCCAACGCGTGCGGCAAGTCGACCCTGCTGCGCGGTCTGGTCCGGCTGCTGGACCCGGCGGCCGGTACGGTCACCCTGGACGGCGCCGACATCCACCGGATGCCCGCCCGGGCACTGGCCCGCCGGATGGGTCTGCTGCCGCAGCAGCCGGTCACCCCGGAGGCGGTCACCGTGGAGGCGCTGGTCAGGCTCGGCCGCTACCCGCACCAGCGGATGCTCACCCCCTGGTCGGCCACCGACCAGGCGGCCGTGGAGGAGGCGCTGCGCCGGACCGGCACCGACGCGCTGCGCGACCGCCCGGTGGACCAGCTCTCCGGCGGCCAGCGCCAGCGCGCCTGGATCGCCCTGGCCCTGGCCCAGGACACCGACCTGCTGCTGCTCGACGAGCCGACCACCTTCCTGGACCTGCGGCACCAGCTGGACGTCCTCGACCTGGTCACCGACCTGCACCGGGACGCCGGGCGGACGGTGGTCATGGTGCTGCACGACCTCGGCCAGGCCGCCCGCTACGCCGACCACCTGGTGGTGCTCCGCGACGGCGAGCCGGCCGCGGCCGGACCGCCCGGCGAGGTGCTCACCGCCGAGCTGGTCGAGCAGGTCTTCCAGGTCCCCTGCCGCGTGATCCCCGACCCCGAGACCGGCACCCCGCTGGTCGTGCCGCTGGCCCGCCGCTGA
- a CDS encoding iron ABC transporter permease, with translation MTGLALSTGQVRIPLPDALRALFGFGADGDVLVVREFRAPRVLSALIAGAGLAVAGSLLQRLFRNPLASPDVIGVTGGASFGAVLLLATGAPQALTPLAALGGGLLAAALLGAFAWRSRMAVTRLVLVGLAVQAGLAAAVNLMIVRFPAELAGQALQWTTGSLYGRTWPEVWAAGGAIAVAVAAVFLLNRRVAVLDLGDDSAGGLGLDPHRNRLGLLLLAVVLASLAAALTGPVAFVALAVPHLTRLLAGPPTPATLALTALTGSLLLLAADHLVLHVLPVHGLPVGAVTATLGAPWLLVLMIRQGRLPQRSS, from the coding sequence ATGACCGGCCTGGCGCTCTCCACCGGCCAGGTGCGGATCCCGCTGCCGGACGCGCTGCGCGCGCTGTTCGGCTTCGGCGCGGACGGCGACGTGCTGGTGGTGCGGGAGTTCCGCGCGCCGCGGGTGCTGTCGGCGCTGATCGCGGGCGCCGGGCTGGCGGTGGCGGGTTCGCTGCTGCAGCGGTTGTTCCGCAACCCGCTGGCCTCGCCGGACGTCATCGGCGTCACCGGCGGCGCCTCGTTCGGGGCGGTGCTGCTGCTGGCCACCGGCGCCCCGCAGGCGCTCACCCCGCTGGCGGCGCTCGGCGGCGGGCTGCTCGCCGCCGCGCTGCTCGGCGCGTTCGCCTGGCGCTCGCGGATGGCGGTGACCCGGCTGGTGCTGGTGGGCCTGGCGGTGCAGGCGGGGCTGGCGGCGGCCGTCAACCTGATGATCGTCCGCTTCCCGGCGGAGCTGGCCGGCCAGGCGCTGCAGTGGACCACCGGCTCGCTGTACGGCCGGACCTGGCCCGAGGTGTGGGCGGCGGGCGGCGCGATCGCCGTCGCGGTGGCCGCGGTGTTCCTGCTGAACCGCCGGGTCGCGGTGCTGGACCTGGGCGACGACTCGGCCGGCGGCCTGGGCCTGGACCCGCACCGCAACCGCCTCGGCCTGCTGCTGCTCGCCGTGGTGCTGGCCTCGCTGGCCGCCGCGCTGACCGGGCCGGTCGCGTTCGTGGCGCTGGCGGTGCCGCACCTGACGCGGCTGCTGGCGGGCCCGCCGACCCCGGCGACGCTGGCGCTCACCGCGCTGACCGGCTCGCTGCTGCTGCTGGCCGCCGACCACCTCGTCCTGCACGTGCTGCCGGTGCACGGCCTGCCGGTCGGCGCCGTCACCGCGACGCTCGGTGCCCCCTGGCTGCTGGTGCTGATGATCCGCCAGGGCCGACTGCCGCAGAGGAGTTCCTGA
- a CDS encoding FecCD family ABC transporter permease — protein MLRTEPPAPAAPAPRLPATRRPLLLVAGVGVLVLCAALSLALGSRSIPLAAVVDALSGTAHGGDADVVVGLRVPRTVIGVTVGAALGAAGAVAQGVTRNPLASPTTLGINAGASFAVVAAIFALGLTHPLEFVWFAVAGAAGAALLAYGMARRSGDLDPVRLALGGTVLSAVLASWTSALMLASRRTLDEARFWLAGSISGRSLDALYQVLPLIAVGIVLALLVSPALNALALGDETAQALGVPVARIRVLGGLAVVLLAAGSVAVAGPVAFIGLAAPHLVRPLLGNDHRVLVPGCLIAGPVLLLTADVLGRLVVRPSEIEVGIVTAFLGAPLLAVLARKVTSR, from the coding sequence GTGCTCAGAACCGAACCACCGGCGCCCGCGGCCCCGGCACCTCGGCTCCCGGCGACTCGGCGGCCCCTGCTGCTGGTCGCCGGCGTCGGCGTGCTCGTGCTGTGCGCGGCGCTCAGCCTCGCCCTCGGATCGCGATCCATCCCGCTCGCCGCGGTGGTTGACGCCCTGTCCGGTACGGCGCACGGCGGCGACGCCGACGTGGTGGTCGGACTGCGCGTGCCGCGGACCGTCATCGGGGTGACCGTCGGGGCCGCGCTCGGCGCGGCCGGGGCGGTCGCCCAGGGTGTGACCCGCAATCCGCTGGCCTCGCCGACCACGCTGGGGATCAACGCCGGGGCGAGCTTCGCGGTGGTCGCCGCGATCTTCGCGCTGGGCCTCACCCACCCGCTGGAGTTCGTCTGGTTCGCGGTCGCCGGTGCGGCCGGCGCCGCCCTGCTCGCGTACGGCATGGCCCGGCGCTCGGGCGACCTGGACCCGGTGCGCCTGGCGCTCGGCGGCACCGTGCTGTCCGCGGTGCTGGCGTCCTGGACCTCGGCGCTGATGCTGGCCAGCCGCCGCACCCTGGACGAGGCGCGCTTCTGGCTGGCCGGTTCGATCAGCGGGCGCAGCCTGGACGCGCTCTACCAGGTGCTGCCGCTGATCGCGGTCGGGATCGTGCTGGCCCTCCTGGTCTCCCCCGCGCTCAACGCGCTGGCGCTGGGCGACGAGACCGCGCAGGCGCTCGGCGTCCCGGTGGCCCGGATCCGGGTGCTGGGCGGTCTGGCGGTGGTGCTGCTGGCGGCCGGTTCGGTCGCGGTGGCCGGCCCGGTGGCGTTCATCGGCCTGGCGGCGCCGCACCTGGTCCGTCCGCTGCTGGGCAACGACCACCGGGTGCTGGTGCCGGGCTGTCTGATCGCCGGTCCGGTGCTGCTGCTGACGGCCGACGTGCTGGGCCGGCTGGTGGTGCGCCCGTCCGAGATCGAGGTCGGGATCGTCACCGCGTTCCTCGGCGCCCCGCTGCTCGCGGTGCTGGCACGGAAGGTGACGTCCCGGTGA
- a CDS encoding (2Fe-2S)-binding protein has translation MLHLPARHARTTDKLAGTYRQLGLICPVLTVATVDEAPADGQDWIPADRLASAVDRLVDGESARIRARHGAAPRPHVAASRLLHHYLWTSSLLISGVWYLERRVPVLPARDLWIAAESGDFALRPGAWELGDEADVRDAVAAHVGPVLAAFQPYVRRGPRALWGMATDDLVSGIWYLGRMLDQEDRAVAVATALVPAGTPPWTGPAGFRREDGAWTRTRQGCCLYYAVDPANPCGTCPRRTAA, from the coding sequence ATGCTCCACCTGCCCGCCAGGCATGCGCGGACGACCGACAAGCTGGCCGGAACGTACCGTCAGCTTGGCCTGATCTGCCCGGTGCTGACGGTAGCGACGGTCGACGAGGCCCCGGCGGACGGTCAGGACTGGATCCCCGCCGACCGGCTCGCCTCCGCCGTCGACCGCCTCGTCGACGGCGAGAGCGCCCGCATCCGCGCCCGCCACGGCGCCGCCCCGCGGCCCCACGTCGCCGCCTCCCGGCTGCTCCACCACTACCTGTGGACCAGCTCGCTGCTGATCAGCGGCGTCTGGTACCTGGAGCGCCGGGTCCCGGTGCTGCCCGCCCGTGACCTGTGGATCGCCGCGGAGAGCGGCGACTTCGCGCTGCGCCCCGGCGCCTGGGAGCTCGGCGACGAGGCCGACGTGCGCGACGCGGTCGCCGCGCACGTCGGGCCCGTCCTCGCCGCCTTCCAGCCGTACGTCCGCCGCGGCCCGCGCGCCCTGTGGGGCATGGCCACCGACGACCTGGTCTCCGGCATCTGGTACCTCGGCCGGATGCTCGACCAGGAGGACCGCGCCGTCGCCGTGGCCACCGCCCTCGTCCCCGCCGGCACCCCGCCCTGGACCGGCCCCGCGGGCTTCCGCCGCGAGGACGGCGCCTGGACCCGTACCCGCCAGGGCTGCTGCCTCTACTACGCGGTCGACCCGGCCAACCCCTGCGGCACCTGCCCCCGGCGGACGGCCGCCTGA
- a CDS encoding DMT family transporter, with the protein MDLSPAAATRPDGKALAATATTVVLWASAFVSIRSAADHFGPGALSLGRLATGSVVLLALLLYRREGLPPKAAWPGIVASGVLWFGLYTVAIHWGERLVDAGTAAMVVALGPVLIALLSSRLLHEGLPRRLVGGLAVSFAGALVVGVSMSGGGGGSVGGILLCVLAAVTYAAGVVLQKPALRHASPLQVTAFSCATGAVVCLPFAPQLVSQLAAAPLDAGLNVLYLGLFPTALAFTAWAYALARTSAAKLGATTYAVPALVVLMSWAVLGELPRPLAFAGGALCLAGVALSRRG; encoded by the coding sequence ATGGATCTCTCACCTGCGGCCGCGACCCGGCCGGACGGGAAGGCGCTCGCGGCGACGGCCACCACCGTGGTGCTGTGGGCCTCGGCGTTCGTCTCGATTCGCAGCGCGGCCGACCACTTCGGGCCCGGCGCCCTGTCGTTGGGGCGGCTGGCGACCGGCTCGGTGGTGCTGCTGGCGCTGCTGCTGTACCGGCGCGAGGGGCTGCCGCCGAAGGCGGCGTGGCCGGGGATCGTCGCCTCCGGGGTGCTGTGGTTCGGGCTGTACACGGTGGCGATCCACTGGGGCGAGCGGCTGGTCGACGCCGGGACGGCGGCGATGGTGGTGGCGCTCGGGCCGGTGCTGATCGCGCTGCTGAGCAGCCGGCTGCTGCACGAAGGGCTGCCGCGCAGGCTGGTCGGCGGGCTCGCGGTGTCCTTCGCGGGCGCGCTGGTGGTCGGCGTGTCGATGTCCGGCGGCGGGGGCGGCTCGGTCGGCGGGATCCTGCTGTGCGTGCTGGCCGCGGTGACGTACGCGGCGGGGGTGGTGCTGCAGAAGCCGGCGCTGCGGCACGCGAGTCCGCTGCAGGTCACGGCGTTCAGCTGTGCGACGGGCGCGGTGGTGTGCCTGCCGTTCGCGCCGCAGCTGGTGTCGCAGCTGGCGGCGGCCCCGCTGGACGCCGGGCTGAACGTGCTCTACCTGGGGCTGTTCCCGACGGCGCTCGCGTTCACGGCGTGGGCGTACGCGCTGGCGCGGACCAGCGCGGCGAAGCTGGGGGCGACCACGTACGCGGTGCCGGCGCTGGTGGTGCTGATGTCCTGGGCGGTGCTGGGCGAGCTGCCGCGGCCGCTGGCGTTCGCGGGCGGTGCGCTGTGCCTGGCGGGCGTCGCCCTGTCGCGCCGCGGCTGA
- a CDS encoding DUF1906 domain-containing protein, with protein MPKARMPKRRVAMLTAAGLLIGTCAAVAVAGPSDHDGGAAAGTAQAAAPAADGTAVAASPTGEAAPSPSASASGSASASASASATPSGSPTGARPPSAAPSGASQVPAAPAARTDTSPVFTGLAFDTCTAPALSVMTAWHGTSPYGAAAVYIGGRNRGCAQPQLTAGWVKAVTAGGWRLIPLYVGAQAPCQSGAGPYRIDAANPGPQGTADGQDAVAKAGALGMRAGGAIYLDVEAYNASDAACGQAVVGYVQGFTRALRQAGYTAGFYGYASSSAAGIAKAVEQRTPDLPDAVWYAKYDGVADTTSSFPFGAGLWSGHRRGHQYVVNQKETYGGSALTVDRDAWDGPVAVIG; from the coding sequence GTGCCGAAAGCCCGGATGCCGAAGCGGCGCGTCGCGATGCTCACGGCCGCAGGTCTGCTGATCGGAACCTGCGCCGCGGTGGCCGTCGCCGGGCCGTCGGACCACGACGGCGGCGCCGCCGCCGGGACCGCGCAGGCCGCCGCCCCGGCCGCCGACGGCACCGCCGTCGCCGCGTCCCCCACCGGGGAGGCCGCTCCCTCGCCGTCCGCGAGCGCGAGCGGGTCCGCCTCGGCGTCGGCGTCCGCGTCGGCCACGCCGTCGGGCAGCCCCACCGGTGCGCGTCCCCCGTCCGCGGCGCCGTCCGGCGCGTCCCAGGTCCCGGCCGCCCCGGCGGCCCGCACCGACACGTCCCCCGTCTTCACCGGCCTCGCCTTCGACACCTGCACCGCACCCGCGCTGAGCGTGATGACCGCCTGGCACGGCACCTCGCCGTACGGAGCCGCGGCGGTCTACATCGGCGGCCGGAACCGGGGGTGCGCCCAGCCGCAGCTGACCGCGGGCTGGGTGAAGGCCGTCACCGCCGGCGGCTGGCGGCTGATCCCGCTGTACGTCGGCGCCCAGGCGCCCTGCCAGAGCGGCGCCGGCCCGTACCGGATCGACGCCGCGAACCCCGGCCCGCAGGGCACCGCGGACGGGCAGGACGCCGTGGCGAAGGCCGGCGCCCTCGGCATGCGGGCCGGCGGCGCGATCTACCTGGACGTCGAGGCGTACAACGCCTCCGACGCCGCCTGCGGGCAGGCCGTCGTCGGCTACGTCCAGGGCTTCACCCGGGCACTGCGCCAGGCCGGCTACACCGCCGGGTTCTACGGGTACGCCTCCTCCAGCGCGGCCGGGATCGCCAAGGCCGTCGAGCAGCGGACCCCCGACCTGCCGGACGCCGTCTGGTACGCCAAGTACGACGGCGTCGCGGACACCACGTCGAGCTTCCCGTTCGGCGCCGGCCTGTGGAGCGGCCACCGGCGCGGCCACCAGTACGTGGTCAACCAGAAGGAGACGTACGGGGGTTCCGCGCTCACCGTGGACCGCGACGCCTGGGACGGCCCGGTCGCCGTGATCGGCTGA
- a CDS encoding MFS transporter, which produces MAVVTTFRTAVALSGGPVLVWSLLGRLPAAMCPIGSLLLVTHDSGSVWKGSAVAGVLAVGQGVGGPLVGRLADRRGQRTVGLVAAVVNAVAIVALVAGSRGQLPLAIQLFAAALVGVSVPLVGPLARSRWVRLAAGDRASTAAALSLDGTVDEISFTAGPAVVGVLAALVDPAAGMLLAALLVAVCGTLFAVHPTASPGVPTPVGRTGGRLVNGPFALLLAGMALLGVCFGSVQVGVTATTDRLGHPGAAGLLYGLIGGVSSAAGVLTAALPARLGLPLRLRAGTVLLVAAALLLPAAGTMTALAVGVGCLGAAVAPQMITMFGLAERTVPAVRLGEAMAALVSSITLAQSAGTVVAGWVAERYGPGAAFAVTCAAAAAAMLLALGTATERRYRRREFPVTAAPAPEAALR; this is translated from the coding sequence ATGGCCGTGGTCACGACGTTCCGTACGGCGGTCGCGTTGAGCGGCGGGCCGGTCCTGGTGTGGTCGCTGCTCGGGCGGCTGCCCGCGGCGATGTGCCCGATCGGTTCGCTGCTGCTGGTCACCCACGACTCCGGCAGCGTCTGGAAGGGCTCCGCGGTCGCCGGTGTGCTCGCGGTCGGGCAGGGCGTCGGCGGACCGCTGGTCGGGCGGCTCGCCGACCGGCGCGGGCAGCGGACCGTGGGGCTGGTAGCGGCAGTGGTCAACGCGGTGGCGATCGTCGCGCTGGTGGCCGGATCCCGAGGACAACTCCCGCTGGCGATCCAGCTGTTCGCGGCCGCTCTGGTCGGCGTCTCGGTGCCCCTGGTCGGTCCGCTGGCGCGCAGCCGGTGGGTGCGGCTGGCGGCCGGCGACCGGGCGTCCACGGCCGCCGCGCTGTCGCTGGACGGCACGGTCGACGAGATCAGCTTCACGGCCGGCCCGGCGGTGGTCGGTGTCCTCGCGGCGCTGGTCGACCCGGCGGCGGGCATGCTGCTGGCGGCGCTGCTGGTCGCCGTCTGCGGCACGCTCTTCGCAGTGCACCCGACCGCCTCGCCCGGTGTGCCGACCCCGGTCGGCCGGACCGGCGGGCGGCTGGTGAACGGGCCGTTCGCCCTGCTGCTGGCCGGAATGGCGCTGCTGGGCGTGTGCTTCGGCTCGGTGCAGGTCGGCGTCACCGCGACCACGGACCGGCTCGGGCACCCGGGCGCGGCCGGGCTGCTCTACGGCCTGATCGGCGGCGTCTCCTCGGCGGCCGGGGTGCTCACCGCCGCCCTGCCGGCCCGCCTCGGCCTGCCGCTGCGGCTGCGGGCCGGGACCGTGCTGCTGGTCGCCGCCGCCCTGCTGCTGCCCGCCGCCGGGACCATGACGGCCCTGGCAGTGGGCGTCGGCTGCCTCGGCGCGGCCGTCGCGCCGCAGATGATCACGATGTTCGGGCTGGCCGAACGGACGGTGCCGGCCGTCCGGTTGGGCGAGGCGATGGCGGCGCTGGTCAGCAGCATCACGCTGGCCCAGTCGGCCGGAACGGTCGTCGCCGGGTGGGTCGCCGAGCGGTACGGACCCGGCGCGGCGTTCGCGGTGACCTGCGCCGCGGCGGCCGCGGCGATGCTGCTGGCCCTCGGAACGGCGACCGAACGCCGGTACCGGCGGCGGGAGTTCCCCGTCACCGCCGCTCCCGCCCCGGAGGCGGCCCTGCGCTGA
- a CDS encoding MerR family transcriptional regulator: MAEIQDGAGPTGRPREYRVEELAEAAGVSVRTVRFYRERKLLQPPRKEGRIAWYGEEHLGRLRLIAELLERGHALGGIAELIGAGESGRGLAELIGLTDALIAPWSDETPVHLGWEQLQAAFGDQLTERNTAESVAQGYITVEDDGITHVSRRLMDATTALVAEGVPLAAVLEVSRRAQEYADATAGLFVALIREQLLGALDHVDELTPAEVARLTEQVRRIRPLARAVNEAQFALAMDRRVRDEVRRLQQP, encoded by the coding sequence GTGGCGGAGATCCAGGACGGGGCCGGACCGACCGGTCGGCCCCGTGAGTACCGTGTCGAGGAGCTGGCCGAGGCGGCCGGCGTCAGCGTGCGCACGGTGCGCTTCTACCGGGAGCGCAAGCTGCTCCAGCCGCCGCGCAAGGAGGGCCGGATCGCCTGGTACGGCGAGGAGCACCTCGGCCGGCTGCGGCTGATCGCCGAGCTGCTGGAGCGCGGCCACGCGCTCGGCGGCATCGCCGAGCTGATCGGCGCCGGGGAGAGCGGCCGGGGCCTCGCGGAGCTGATCGGCCTCACCGACGCGCTGATCGCCCCGTGGTCCGACGAGACCCCCGTCCACCTCGGCTGGGAGCAGTTGCAGGCCGCGTTCGGCGACCAGCTGACCGAGCGGAACACCGCCGAGTCCGTCGCCCAGGGCTACATCACCGTCGAGGACGACGGCATCACCCACGTCAGCCGCCGGCTGATGGACGCCACCACCGCGCTGGTCGCCGAGGGCGTGCCGCTGGCCGCCGTCCTGGAGGTCAGCCGCCGGGCCCAGGAGTACGCGGACGCCACGGCCGGACTCTTCGTGGCGCTGATCCGCGAGCAGCTGCTCGGCGCGCTCGACCACGTGGACGAGCTGACGCCCGCGGAGGTCGCCCGCCTCACCGAGCAGGTCCGGCGGATCCGGCCGCTCGCCCGGGCCGTCAACGAGGCCCAGTTCGCGCTGGCGATGGACCGCCGGGTCCGCGACGAGGTCCGCCGCCTCCAGCAGCCCTGA